In the genome of Fusobacterium necrogenes, one region contains:
- a CDS encoding metallophosphoesterase family protein encodes MKILHCSDIHLGKRPFGTREFSEKRYLDFFKAFDEMVDIGISENVELLIVAGDLFDKKELSPDTLERTEKIFQKLKNKEIKVFLIEGNHDNINGNDEINSWLGYLEKKGFVHRGKYKINNKEYNFEKFRIGDVNIYGLGYPGFLIDEVLEKLNFELNENEKNIVVVHTALGGSEYLPGLAATESIKNLKDKVIYIAGGHLHSYQVYPKEKPYFFIPGSLEYWNILNEKSNRKGGIIFDTESGEYNFIEITPRKRIEVNFEYQKDVKEEFKKFCDELKLTGEELVIVNIQIKENGFVNIAELESILENSGALKGYIKLRYLDSMVGDIISEKGYYTIKEAEKRIISEWEDFKDTDKILEYLQKFKEYQEESDRKEDFLSLFDKMLEEEIGIENK; translated from the coding sequence GTGAAGATACTTCATTGTTCAGATATTCATTTAGGTAAAAGACCTTTTGGAACTAGGGAATTTTCAGAAAAAAGATACCTAGATTTTTTTAAAGCATTTGATGAAATGGTTGATATAGGTATATCAGAAAATGTGGAACTTCTCATTGTAGCAGGAGATCTATTTGATAAAAAAGAGTTATCACCAGATACTTTAGAAAGGACAGAAAAAATTTTTCAAAAATTGAAAAATAAAGAGATTAAAGTTTTTTTGATAGAGGGGAATCATGATAATATAAATGGAAATGATGAGATAAATTCCTGGTTAGGGTATCTTGAAAAAAAAGGTTTTGTGCATAGAGGAAAATATAAAATAAATAATAAAGAGTATAATTTTGAAAAATTTAGAATAGGGGATGTAAATATCTATGGTCTAGGTTATCCTGGGTTTTTGATAGATGAAGTACTAGAAAAACTTAATTTTGAATTAAATGAAAATGAAAAAAATATAGTTGTAGTCCACACTGCATTAGGAGGAAGTGAGTATTTACCTGGGCTTGCTGCAACTGAATCCATAAAAAATTTAAAGGATAAGGTAATATATATAGCTGGAGGGCATCTTCATTCTTATCAAGTATATCCTAAAGAGAAACCTTATTTTTTTATACCTGGTTCTTTGGAATATTGGAATATCTTAAATGAAAAAAGTAATAGAAAAGGTGGAATAATATTTGATACAGAGAGTGGAGAGTATAATTTTATAGAAATAACTCCTAGAAAGAGAATAGAAGTGAATTTTGAGTATCAAAAGGATGTTAAAGAGGAGTTTAAAAAGTTTTGTGATGAGTTAAAGCTTACTGGAGAGGAATTGGTAATAGTTAATATACAGATAAAAGAAAACGGTTTTGTAAATATTGCAGAGTTAGAAAGTATCTTAGAAAACTCTGGGGCATTGAAGGGATATATAAAGCTAAGATATTTGGATAGCATGGTGGGAGACATAATAAGTGAAAAAGGATACTATACTATAAAAGAAGCAGAAAAAAGAATAATTTCTGAGTGGGAGGATTTTAAAGATACAGATAAAATTTTAGAGTATCTACAAAAATTTAAAGAATATCAAGAGGAAAGTGACAGGAAAGAAGATTTTCTCTCTCTTTTTGATAAAATGTTAGAGGAGGAGATAGGAATTGAGAATAAATAG
- a CDS encoding SoxR reducing system RseC family protein has protein sequence MLNKGVIKKIDGNKIIVKLYKDTSCSHCSGCSGDSKYGKDFEFTTDMKANIGDTVTFEISTGKVIKAASIAYVFPAITMIAGYFLGEKLLGLSENQSIIASFLALVVSFIVLYLYDKFIVKKQTNSEIEIISIEKEDTSTILNSCENKNIW, from the coding sequence ATGTTAAATAAAGGTGTTATTAAAAAGATCGATGGAAATAAGATCATTGTAAAGCTCTATAAAGATACCTCTTGTTCTCACTGTAGTGGTTGCAGTGGAGATAGCAAATATGGAAAGGATTTTGAGTTCACAACTGATATGAAAGCTAATATAGGTGATACTGTAACTTTTGAAATATCTACTGGAAAAGTTATAAAAGCTGCTTCTATCGCTTATGTTTTTCCTGCTATAACTATGATAGCTGGATACTTTTTAGGTGAAAAACTTTTAGGATTATCTGAAAATCAAAGTATAATTGCTAGTTTCTTAGCTCTTGTTGTATCTTTTATAGTTTTATACCTATACGATAAGTTTATAGTTAAAAAGCAAACTAATTCTGAAATAGAAATAATTTCTATTGAAAAAGAAGATACTTCTACTATACTAAATAGCTGTGAAAATAAAAATATTTGGTAA
- a CDS encoding YoaK family protein — MKVLHRLLLHWIYMLCFFGGFINTISIAKYSYTVSHFTGHISKVAINVGSGNFLEVIKIFSIVLAFVAGSTISGFLVDGREFNLKRRYGYSMLFLGIGLLFLYATVKDTWLFFYYLPFMIGVQNGLFISYKGVVVRTSHISGNITDAGVYLGHYLKGKKQDRWKIYFCLFSVLIFLTGSFFGIEFYYFFKDRVFLIAGVGYIGIACVYFSLRHRYRHVLHLTDEHYHFQ; from the coding sequence ATGAAAGTTTTACATAGGCTTTTGTTACATTGGATCTATATGCTCTGTTTTTTTGGCGGATTTATCAATACAATAAGTATTGCTAAATACTCCTATACTGTTTCACATTTTACTGGTCATATTTCTAAAGTAGCTATTAATGTTGGTAGTGGTAATTTTTTAGAAGTTATCAAAATTTTTTCTATTGTTCTAGCCTTTGTAGCTGGTTCTACTATATCTGGATTTTTAGTCGATGGCAGAGAATTTAATCTAAAAAGAAGATATGGTTACTCTATGCTTTTCCTTGGAATTGGACTTCTTTTTTTATATGCTACTGTAAAAGATACCTGGTTATTTTTCTATTATCTTCCTTTCATGATCGGTGTGCAAAATGGACTCTTTATCTCCTATAAAGGCGTTGTTGTAAGAACTAGTCATATCAGTGGAAATATTACAGATGCTGGAGTATATTTAGGTCATTACCTAAAAGGAAAAAAACAAGACAGATGGAAAATATATTTCTGTCTTTTCAGTGTTCTTATCTTTTTAACTGGAAGTTTTTTTGGAATAGAATTTTATTATTTTTTTAAGGATAGAGTATTTTTAATTGCTGGAGTTGGGTATATAGGAATTGCTTGTGTTTATTTCTCACTCAGACATAGATACAGACACGTACTCCATCTCACTGATGAACATTATCATTTTCAATAA
- a CDS encoding AAA family ATPase — protein MRINRVYLENYRVHEKLEIEFSKGINLLLGENGKGKSSILEAIGYALFDSGLRTNNQKEAIKYGKKSAKIEIDFLGIDNNEYKVVRRIPGGTQLFRGDKVLEGRVERIKELCGIKGDIKDVYDNVIVAKQNEFILAFKERAADREKIFNRVFNTDIYTKIYEGYSREVSTEYEKELALAENSVINISEGLFDSKEIEEKIDFLEENFKIQNDYERVLEKKALEIKMELEEIRSLESSISELEIMKRNSLQNLENQQDKKNETKLLIDESIKANEIVEENRAKYESYQIISQQITKIKDRKKEIEKEKEIYLERERRKINLEYELSQLFAEKEVLSTKEEGLKKFFNEKEQMEKKLLHEKSLKEVEAEQYKKKLEEVQRVLTYSLDMEEKLIKAVQTLDRQKEKIFEKNEELKKIIEEKNNLDGKNIYLKLQEIEQYEKNLKDLDGENKILYTQKKESEEALKMLKSTMCPYLEEECQNLKGRDVSEFFNEKIEIIIKKIEKNSQEIVKLENLLKNKEKLRSEIYKYEELSTVIAEKKNELENEKLRLENWDMRYQLREREYSDYKKNENFLGSEELKNLQIIYKTKLNGLEIEKYEVEIRNSQKEKEEIAKIIKELILDIQKIDEKILEIKEKIKQIVEELEKNKDIEKKFKNIIIELEENEEKVINLEKAKELYIENYKKALEKDRYVESFQKIEENLKLENENIKKIESSLVLKKEKLFTYDKENLNNEEKKLDEEFKALKTKLGGIEIEISYQKEKLSEIKEKEKRLKEEKEKIEKLKLKVYLTKNFREKIKNMGKEVAKNILKEIELIATENFRKITGRGEKINWSNEDKDKYSVYLLGDKGELKFEQLSGGEQVAIAIAIRGAMSEIFTNSKFSIFDEPTNNLDRERRKYLADSIAEILKNLDQSIIVTHDDTFREMAEKVIEL, from the coding sequence TTGAGAATAAATAGAGTTTATTTAGAGAATTATCGTGTTCATGAAAAATTAGAGATAGAATTTTCTAAAGGAATAAATCTTCTTCTAGGAGAAAATGGTAAGGGAAAATCTTCTATATTAGAAGCTATTGGTTATGCACTTTTTGATTCAGGACTCAGGACTAATAATCAAAAAGAAGCTATAAAATATGGGAAAAAATCAGCTAAGATAGAGATAGATTTTTTAGGAATTGATAACAATGAGTATAAAGTAGTTAGGAGAATTCCAGGGGGGACTCAACTTTTTAGAGGAGATAAGGTATTAGAGGGAAGAGTTGAGAGGATAAAAGAGCTTTGCGGAATAAAGGGTGATATAAAAGATGTATATGACAATGTCATAGTTGCAAAACAAAATGAATTTATTTTAGCTTTCAAAGAGAGGGCAGCTGATAGAGAGAAAATATTTAATAGAGTATTCAATACTGATATATATACTAAGATTTATGAGGGATATTCTAGAGAGGTATCTACTGAGTATGAAAAAGAATTAGCTTTGGCGGAAAATAGTGTTATTAATATTTCAGAAGGTTTATTTGATTCTAAGGAAATAGAAGAAAAAATAGATTTTTTAGAGGAAAATTTTAAAATACAAAATGACTATGAGAGAGTACTTGAAAAAAAAGCTTTGGAGATAAAAATGGAATTAGAAGAAATTAGATCCTTAGAATCGAGTATTAGTGAACTTGAGATTATGAAGAGAAATTCACTTCAAAATTTAGAAAACCAACAAGATAAAAAAAATGAAACAAAATTGCTTATAGATGAGAGTATTAAAGCTAATGAAATAGTAGAAGAAAATAGAGCTAAATATGAAAGTTATCAAATTATCTCTCAACAAATAACAAAGATAAAAGATAGAAAAAAGGAAATAGAAAAAGAAAAAGAGATATACCTAGAAAGAGAAAGGAGAAAAATTAATTTAGAATATGAATTGTCGCAGCTATTTGCTGAAAAAGAGGTACTATCTACTAAAGAGGAAGGATTAAAGAAATTTTTTAATGAAAAAGAACAAATGGAGAAAAAACTTCTACATGAAAAAAGTTTAAAGGAAGTAGAGGCTGAACAATATAAGAAAAAATTAGAAGAGGTTCAGAGAGTTTTAACTTATTCTTTAGATATGGAAGAAAAACTTATAAAAGCAGTGCAGACTTTAGATAGACAAAAAGAGAAAATTTTTGAAAAAAATGAAGAATTAAAAAAAATAATAGAGGAAAAAAATAATTTAGATGGGAAAAACATATATTTAAAATTACAAGAAATAGAGCAGTATGAAAAAAATTTAAAAGATTTAGATGGAGAAAATAAAATTTTGTATACTCAAAAAAAAGAGAGTGAAGAGGCTTTAAAAATGTTAAAATCTACTATGTGTCCATATCTTGAAGAAGAGTGTCAAAACTTAAAAGGAAGAGATGTAAGTGAGTTTTTTAACGAAAAGATAGAGATAATAATAAAAAAAATTGAGAAGAATTCTCAAGAAATAGTTAAATTAGAAAACCTTTTAAAAAATAAAGAGAAATTAAGAAGTGAAATCTATAAATATGAAGAATTAAGTACAGTTATTGCAGAGAAAAAGAATGAATTAGAAAATGAAAAATTAAGATTGGAAAATTGGGATATGAGATATCAGTTAAGAGAGAGGGAGTATTCTGATTATAAAAAAAATGAGAATTTTTTAGGTAGTGAGGAGCTAAAAAATTTACAAATAATATATAAAACTAAGTTGAATGGTTTAGAGATAGAGAAATATGAGGTAGAAATTAGAAATTCTCAAAAAGAAAAAGAAGAAATAGCAAAGATAATTAAGGAGCTAATATTAGATATACAGAAAATAGATGAGAAAATTTTAGAAATAAAAGAGAAAATAAAACAGATAGTGGAGGAGCTTGAAAAAAATAAGGATATAGAAAAAAAATTTAAAAATATAATTATAGAATTAGAAGAAAATGAAGAAAAAGTTATAAATTTGGAAAAAGCAAAAGAGCTTTATATAGAAAATTATAAGAAAGCTTTAGAAAAAGATAGGTATGTAGAGAGTTTTCAGAAAATAGAAGAAAATTTGAAATTAGAAAATGAAAATATAAAAAAAATAGAAAGCAGTCTAGTTTTAAAAAAAGAAAAATTATTTACTTATGATAAAGAAAATTTAAATAATGAAGAAAAAAAATTAGATGAAGAATTTAAAGCTTTAAAAACAAAGCTAGGTGGGATAGAAATAGAAATATCATATCAGAAAGAGAAGCTTTCAGAAATTAAAGAAAAAGAGAAACGCTTGAAAGAAGAAAAAGAAAAAATAGAAAAGCTGAAATTGAAAGTTTATTTGACTAAAAATTTTAGAGAAAAAATAAAAAATATGGGAAAAGAAGTAGCTAAGAATATACTTAAAGAAATAGAGCTGATTGCTACTGAAAATTTTAGAAAAATAACAGGTAGAGGAGAGAAAATAAATTGGTCAAATGAAGATAAAGATAAGTATTCAGTTTATCTGTTAGGAGATAAGGGAGAACTAAAATTTGAACAGTTATCAGGTGGAGAACAGGTAGCTATAGCAATTGCCATACGAGGAGCAATGAGTGAAATATTTACAAATAGTAAATTTTCTATTTTTGATGAACCTACTAATAATTTAGATAGAGAAAGAAGAAAATATTTAGCTGATTCAATTGCTGAAATATTAAAAAATTTAGACCAAAGCATAATAGTAACCCATGATGATACTTTTAGAGAAATGGCTGAAAAAGTGATAGAGTTATAA
- a CDS encoding Dps family protein: MEKKLNVLLSDLVVEYHKLQNFHWYVKGKSFFQLHSKLEELYNGINKSIDEVAESILIIGGKPLGSLKEFSANSKIKEEENKYVSGEYILKEISSDFEYFLKVIKEIKLEADEKNEYIVSALMDDLIKEFAKGIWMLKQSME; the protein is encoded by the coding sequence ATGGAAAAAAAATTAAACGTATTGTTGTCAGATTTGGTTGTTGAATATCATAAATTACAGAATTTTCACTGGTATGTTAAAGGGAAAAGTTTTTTTCAGTTACATTCTAAGTTAGAAGAATTATATAATGGTATAAATAAAAGTATTGATGAGGTGGCTGAAAGCATATTAATTATTGGAGGAAAACCTTTAGGTTCTTTAAAAGAATTTTCAGCTAACTCAAAAATAAAGGAAGAAGAGAATAAATATGTATCTGGTGAATATATTTTAAAGGAGATATCTTCAGACTTTGAATATTTCTTAAAAGTTATAAAAGAGATTAAATTGGAGGCAGATGAGAAAAATGAGTATATAGTTTCAGCACTCATGGATGATCTTATTAAAGAATTTGCAAAAGGTATTTGGATGCTAAAGCAAAGTATGGAATAA
- a CDS encoding epoxyqueuosine reductase QueH gives MKQNYDLLMEKEIQKIVNDGKKPKLLLHSCCAPCSCAVIEYLLQFFKVTVFFYNPNITFEDEYKKRLNEQKEYHQRRGYDIEVIEGEYNPKGEFFDKVKGLEKIKEGGERCHKCYGLRLEETAIKAKELGFDYFTSALSISPMKNSQWINELGESFARKYTVKFLNGDFKKKNRYLQSINISKEYNLYRQDYCGCIFSKVEREKYYKLKNSQE, from the coding sequence ATGAAACAAAACTATGATTTATTAATGGAAAAAGAGATACAAAAAATAGTAAATGATGGAAAAAAGCCAAAACTTTTATTACATTCATGTTGTGCTCCTTGTAGTTGTGCCGTGATAGAATATCTTTTACAATTTTTTAAAGTAACAGTATTTTTTTATAATCCAAATATAACTTTTGAAGATGAATATAAAAAAAGGTTAAATGAGCAAAAAGAATATCATCAGAGAAGAGGATATGATATAGAAGTAATAGAAGGAGAATATAATCCAAAAGGTGAATTTTTTGATAAAGTAAAAGGATTAGAAAAAATAAAAGAAGGAGGAGAAAGGTGTCACAAATGCTATGGACTTCGTTTAGAAGAGACAGCTATTAAGGCTAAAGAATTAGGCTTTGACTATTTTACCTCAGCTTTAAGTATTAGTCCTATGAAAAATTCTCAATGGATAAATGAATTAGGAGAGAGTTTTGCAAGAAAATATACAGTTAAATTTTTAAATGGAGACTTTAAAAAGAAAAATAGATATTTACAATCTATAAATATATCAAAGGAATATAATCTTTATAGGCAGGACTATTGCGGTTGTATATTTTCTAAAGTAGAGAGAGAAAAATATTACAAATTAAAAAATTCTCAAGAATAA
- the ptsG gene encoding glucose-specific PTS transporter subunit IIBC, with the protein MKIFAEVQKIGKALMTPVAILPAAGLFLAFGNKLQFTLMEQAGQIIFSNLPLLFAIGTAIGLVGGDGIAALAAVVAILIMNTTMGIMSNAAVGVASGDLSYATVLGIPTLQTGVFGGLIAGIIAAICYKKFYKTELPAFLGFFAGKRLVPIMTAVLAFIVGLAMPTIWQPVQIGLAKLSFLANEVNTNISTFIFGVIERALIPFGLHHIFYAPFWYQFGEYTNSLGQVVQGDQTIWFAMLRDGVQSFSSATYEGAGKFLTGKFVFMMFGLPAAALAMYQEARPENKKLVGGILFSAALTSFLTGITEPLEFSFLFVAPVLYGIHCLFAGLSFMLMNLLQVRIGMTFSGGLIDYIVFGVLPGTSGFQTRWYMVIVVGICFSIIYYFGFRFAIRKFNLKTPGRDEGSSEDDAQIADGDALAVGVLEALGGKENLISLDSCITRLRVEVKDASLVKDSDLKKLGASGVLKVGAHGVQAIFGSKAQFICNDLKKMTGV; encoded by the coding sequence ATGAAAATATTTGCAGAGGTTCAAAAAATTGGAAAAGCTCTGATGACACCAGTTGCAATTCTTCCAGCAGCAGGGTTATTCTTAGCATTTGGAAACAAGTTACAATTTACACTTATGGAACAAGCTGGGCAGATAATTTTTAGCAATTTACCTTTATTATTTGCGATAGGAACAGCTATTGGACTTGTAGGTGGAGATGGAATCGCAGCTTTAGCAGCAGTAGTTGCCATACTAATAATGAATACTACTATGGGAATAATGTCAAATGCAGCTGTAGGAGTAGCTAGTGGAGATTTATCTTATGCTACTGTATTAGGAATACCTACTCTTCAAACTGGGGTATTTGGAGGGTTAATAGCCGGGATAATAGCAGCTATTTGTTATAAAAAATTCTATAAAACTGAATTACCAGCTTTTTTAGGATTCTTTGCAGGGAAAAGATTAGTTCCAATAATGACAGCTGTTTTAGCGTTTATAGTAGGATTGGCTATGCCAACTATTTGGCAACCGGTACAAATAGGGTTAGCAAAATTATCATTTTTAGCTAATGAGGTCAATACTAATATTTCAACATTTATATTTGGAGTTATAGAAAGAGCATTGATTCCTTTTGGTTTACACCATATATTTTATGCACCTTTCTGGTATCAATTTGGGGAATATACAAATAGTCTTGGACAAGTTGTTCAAGGGGACCAAACTATTTGGTTTGCAATGTTAAGAGATGGAGTTCAATCATTTAGTTCAGCAACATATGAAGGAGCAGGGAAATTTTTAACAGGAAAATTTGTATTTATGATGTTTGGTTTGCCAGCAGCAGCTTTAGCTATGTATCAAGAAGCTAGACCAGAAAATAAAAAGTTAGTTGGAGGTATTTTATTCTCAGCTGCCTTAACAAGTTTTTTAACTGGAATTACTGAACCATTAGAGTTTTCTTTCCTATTTGTTGCGCCAGTATTGTATGGAATACATTGTCTATTTGCAGGACTTTCATTCATGTTAATGAACTTATTACAAGTTAGAATAGGGATGACTTTTTCTGGAGGATTAATAGATTATATTGTATTTGGTGTTCTACCTGGTACAAGTGGATTCCAAACAAGATGGTATATGGTAATAGTAGTAGGAATTTGTTTCTCAATTATCTACTATTTTGGATTTAGATTTGCAATTAGAAAGTTTAATTTAAAAACTCCTGGAAGAGATGAGGGAAGTTCTGAAGATGATGCTCAAATTGCAGATGGAGATGCATTGGCAGTAGGAGTATTAGAAGCTTTAGGTGGAAAAGAAAATTTAATTTCTCTAGATTCTTGTATAACAAGATTAAGAGTAGAGGTAAAGGATGCTAGTTTAGTAAAAGATTCTGACCTTAAAAAATTAGGAGCTTCTGGGGTATTAAAAGTTGGAGCTCATGGTGTACAAGCTATATTTGGTTCAAAGGCACAATTTATATGTAATGATTTGAAAAAGATGACTGGGGTTTAA
- a CDS encoding ATP-dependent helicase, with amino-acid sequence MELNEKQYEAIKTIDGPLLLISGPGSGKTRTLVERATYLLVDKKVKPENIFLSTFTEKSARELLLRISDRIKESNEKININEMYIGTLHSIFLRMIDENIEYSFFRDGYRVLDDIDQQFFIYSRIKRFSEIEGYRDFFKDIPGINSWERSKKILWWLNKINEEGKRLDNIRTENRKILFLKEAHRVYHEMLVEKNLMDFTTIQRELYRILHREEVLEKLQNRIEYIMIDEYQDTNTIQEKIIFMLGGKKENICVVGDDDQGIYRFRGATVRNILRFPERFEKGRCKKINLDINYRSHDDIIRFCNRWIKLINWREFRYEKEIVAPEGKEFSKTSGVIRIGGDSEKHWKDNIYKFIKKLYTTKKIFDYSQVAFLFRSVQNPNVKELKNYLEECGIPIYSPRSKDFFDRIEIKLTIGALLVYFPQCKYLVLDEVQNRGQSVFYYYKDCLTQLKKVIQDDEELYKWLVERRKANASEEVVTIPSLRKVFYSLLQFETFKKFIKLESEGVNEGRETYNLGVFTEILEKFERLSKVEDIAKEEIEKVVRYFFMVYMKNLYQKRVDEYENKEEFPLGAIPFLTFHQAKGLEFPIVVVGSLDSSPVERGKTEEDILEELLRLGDDYEPRDRKNIFDFWRIYYTAFSRAQNLLVLTSIENRSGRNELPSRPFRPVYESIPYVDDERFQLKNLEVEPLKVTENKELLSYTGHILLYEFCPLKYRFIKGFKFKALSNPKTYYGIFVHKVIERIHKEFLSGIFQRESLKELIENIGSSLEKNLRTDFSEEIREKVKLEVERYLERNNLESIISTEVKNYSVEKDYIIEGTLDLLRKTSNGVELIDFKTGAYDENRVESYKRQLEIYTYLLKDRYTFDEIKAYLYYIEEENSLVEIELDEKSIDRTIKRFDYVAERLISGDFNPREYGEKCGECEFKWYCMPKEEN; translated from the coding sequence ATGGAACTAAATGAAAAGCAATATGAAGCAATAAAAACAATAGATGGACCATTACTTTTGATTTCTGGACCAGGTTCTGGAAAGACTAGAACATTGGTAGAAAGAGCTACATATTTATTGGTAGATAAAAAAGTAAAACCAGAAAATATTTTTCTTTCAACTTTTACAGAGAAATCAGCTAGGGAATTATTGCTAAGAATATCTGATAGAATAAAAGAGAGCAATGAGAAAATAAATATAAATGAGATGTACATTGGAACTCTTCACTCTATATTTTTAAGAATGATAGATGAGAATATTGAATACTCTTTTTTTAGAGATGGATATAGAGTATTAGATGATATTGACCAACAATTTTTTATATATAGTAGAATAAAAAGATTTAGTGAGATAGAAGGATATAGAGATTTTTTTAAAGATATTCCAGGGATAAATAGTTGGGAGAGAAGTAAAAAAATTCTATGGTGGCTTAATAAGATAAATGAAGAGGGAAAAAGATTAGATAATATAAGAACTGAAAATAGAAAAATCCTATTTTTAAAAGAGGCTCATAGGGTATATCATGAGATGCTAGTAGAGAAAAACCTGATGGATTTTACTACTATTCAAAGAGAGTTATATAGAATACTTCATAGAGAAGAGGTATTAGAGAAATTACAAAATAGGATAGAGTATATAATGATAGATGAGTATCAGGATACTAATACTATTCAAGAAAAGATAATTTTTATGTTGGGAGGAAAAAAAGAGAATATCTGTGTAGTAGGAGATGATGACCAAGGTATATACAGATTTAGAGGGGCAACAGTTAGAAATATCTTAAGATTTCCAGAGAGATTTGAAAAGGGAAGATGTAAAAAGATAAACTTAGATATAAACTATCGTTCCCATGATGATATTATAAGATTTTGTAACAGATGGATAAAGCTTATCAACTGGAGGGAGTTTAGGTATGAAAAGGAGATAGTAGCTCCAGAAGGTAAAGAGTTTTCAAAAACTAGTGGAGTTATAAGAATAGGTGGAGATTCTGAGAAGCATTGGAAGGATAATATATATAAATTTATAAAAAAACTCTATACAACTAAAAAAATATTTGATTATAGCCAAGTGGCTTTTCTTTTTAGAAGTGTGCAAAATCCCAATGTAAAAGAGTTAAAAAACTATTTGGAGGAGTGTGGAATCCCAATATACTCTCCACGTTCTAAAGATTTTTTTGATAGAATTGAGATAAAGCTTACAATAGGAGCTCTTCTTGTATACTTTCCTCAATGTAAATATCTAGTATTAGATGAGGTACAAAATAGAGGGCAGTCAGTATTTTATTACTATAAAGATTGTTTAACTCAATTAAAAAAAGTGATACAAGATGATGAAGAACTATATAAGTGGCTAGTTGAAAGAAGAAAAGCCAATGCCAGTGAAGAGGTAGTAACTATTCCAAGTTTAAGAAAGGTTTTCTACTCTCTATTACAGTTTGAGACATTTAAAAAGTTTATAAAACTAGAGAGTGAAGGGGTAAACGAGGGAAGAGAAACATACAATCTAGGAGTTTTTACTGAGATATTGGAAAAATTTGAGAGATTATCTAAGGTAGAGGATATAGCTAAAGAGGAGATAGAAAAAGTTGTAAGATATTTCTTTATGGTGTATATGAAAAATCTATATCAAAAAAGAGTAGATGAATATGAAAATAAAGAGGAATTTCCACTAGGAGCTATCCCATTTCTTACTTTTCATCAAGCTAAAGGATTGGAGTTTCCAATTGTAGTAGTAGGTTCATTGGATTCTTCTCCTGTGGAGAGAGGAAAGACAGAGGAGGATATCCTTGAAGAGTTATTAAGGCTTGGAGATGATTATGAGCCAAGGGATAGGAAAAATATTTTTGATTTTTGGAGAATCTACTACACAGCTTTTTCTCGTGCTCAAAATCTTTTAGTACTTACAAGTATAGAAAATCGTTCAGGAAGAAATGAATTACCATCTAGACCTTTTAGACCAGTGTATGAATCTATTCCATATGTAGATGATGAGAGATTTCAGCTAAAAAATTTAGAGGTAGAGCCATTAAAAGTTACAGAAAATAAGGAGTTATTATCATATACAGGGCATATACTTCTATATGAATTTTGTCCTTTAAAATACAGATTTATTAAGGGTTTTAAATTTAAAGCTCTAAGTAATCCTAAAACTTACTATGGAATTTTTGTGCATAAGGTAATAGAGAGAATACATAAGGAGTTTTTATCTGGAATTTTTCAAAGGGAGAGTTTAAAAGAGTTAATAGAAAATATAGGTAGCTCTTTAGAGAAAAATTTGAGAACTGATTTCAGTGAGGAGATAAGAGAGAAAGTAAAATTAGAGGTAGAGAGATACCTAGAAAGAAATAATTTAGAGAGTATAATATCTACTGAAGTAAAAAACTACAGTGTAGAAAAAGATTATATAATAGAGGGAACTCTAGATTTATTAAGAAAAACTTCTAATGGAGTAGAGCTTATAGATTTTAAAACAGGGGCTTATGATGAAAATAGAGTAGAAAGTTATAAAAGACAGTTAGAGATATATACATATCTTCTAAAGGATAGATACACCTTTGATGAGATAAAAGCATATCTTTATTATATTGAGGAGGAAAACTCTCTAGTAGAGATAGAATTAGATGAAAAAAGTATAGATAGAACTATAAAAAGGTTTGATTATGTAGCTGAAAGACTTATCAGCGGAGATTTTAATCCAAGAGAGTATGGGGAAAAGTGTGGAGAGTGTGAATTTAAATGGTACTGTATGCCAAAGGAGGAGAATTAG